In a single window of the Acipenser ruthenus chromosome 20, fAciRut3.2 maternal haplotype, whole genome shotgun sequence genome:
- the gcshb gene encoding glycine cleavage system protein H (aminomethyl carrier), b, which produces MAMRTVLVCVSANFLKTLSLLPRAAQRPAYWLSWKPCVPRTFSTASRLSSALKFTDKHEWVRVEGGTGIVGISNFAQEALGDVVYCGLPEVGTKLKKMDEFGALESVKAASELYSPLTGEVTEINTALADNPGLVNKSCYKDGWLIKMTLDNPSELEELLEEDAYEKYIKSIED; this is translated from the exons ATGGCGATGCGAACAGTGCTTGTATGTGTGTCTGCAAACTTTCTTAAAACACTCTCCCTGCTGCCCCGAGCTGCGCAGAGACCCGCTTATTGGCTGTCATGGAAGCCCTGTGTTCCACGGACCTTCTCCACCGCCTCCAGACTATCCTCAG ctcttAAATTCACAGACAAGCACGAATGGGTGCGAGTGGAGGGAGGGACCGGTATAGTTGGCATCAGCAATTTTGCACAG GAAGCATTAGGGGATGTGGTATACTGTGGTCTTCCAGAGGTTGGCACAAAACTAAAGAAAATGG ACGAGTTTGGCGCTTTGGAAAGTGTGAAAGCTGCCAGTGAACTATACTCCCCGCTGACCGGAGAGgtgactgaaataaacacagcgcTGGCAGACAACCCTGGACTCGTCAACAAATCCTGCTACAAAGACG GTTGGCTTATAAAGATGACGCTTGATAACCCCAGTGAGTTGGAGGAGCTGCTGGAGGAAGATGCTTATGAAAAGTATATAAAATCCATTGAGGACTGA
- the LOC117425299 gene encoding large ribosomal subunit protein eL13 produces the protein MAPSRNGMLLNPHFHKDWQRRVRTWFNQPARKIRRRKARQAKARRIAPRPIAGPLRPSVRCPTVRYHTRVRSGRGFTLEELKAAGIHKKVARTIGIAVDARRRNRSTESLQTNVQRLKEYRSKLILFPRKASAPKKGDSSAEEVKMATQLAGPVMPIKNIYKKEKARVISEEEKNFKAFASLRMARSNARLFGIRAKRAKEAADQDVEKKK, from the exons ATGGCCCCCAGTCGAAATGGCATGCTTTTGAACCCACATTTCCATAAAGACTGGCAGAGAAGAGTCCGCACCTGGTTTAACCAGCCAGCCAGAAAGATCCGCAG ACGAAAGGCGCGCCAGGCTAAAGCCCGCCGAATTGCCCCCCGTCCCATTGCAGGCCCCCTCAGACCATCAGTGAGGTGTCCCACGGTGAGGTACCACACCAGAGTGCGTTCCGGACGTGGTTTCACCCTTGAGGAGCTGAAG GCTGCTGGTATCCATAAGAAAGTGGCCCGCACCATTGGTATCGCAGTGGATGCTCGCCGCCGCAACAGATCCACAGAGTCCCTGCAGACCAACGTGCAGCGGCTGAAGGAGTACCGCTCCAAACTCATCCTCTTCCCTAGGAAGGCTTCCGCGCCCAAGAAGGGAGACAGCTCT GCTGAAGAGGTCAAGATGGCCACACAACTTGCTGGGCCAGTCATGCCAATTAAGAAT ATATACAAGAAGGAGAAGGCCCGAGTGATCTCGGAGGAAGAGAAAAACTTCAAGGCCTTCGCCAGCCTGCGTATGGCCCGCTCCAACGCCCGTCTCTTTGGCATCCGCGCCAAGAGAGCAAAGGAAGCTGCCGACCAGGACGTGGAGAAGAAGAAATAA